The following coding sequences lie in one Leptospira saintgironsiae genomic window:
- a CDS encoding AAA domain-containing protein — MEESYYSALRESLKKERKAELDKYKEEISSSDINQRIQDGFTVFPLVYEDAELSADGNWKVLLRTTKSKNIPELFRPGTPVRIVKQSEEYISVLLKANEDSYLVYMEEVPDWVEEGKLALEILPDETSFKEWDRALEKVISAQKGSRAKYFADLFSNQLEVSKPNFKSLSNLPETLNDSQKKAVSAILQTEDFILVHGPPGTGKTKTIVEAIRILAADGKRILASAPTNSASDLLVESLEKLKVPVLRIGHPARMHPDIIQNSLEMKLNHSPEAKLIERDRKEVQELLKKARKYKRSFGKEEAEERRSLYKEADALRKSIKERQKVLIRYLLESHPVIVCTHTGASSYQLHNLEFDYAILDEGSQAIEPSSWIPILKADKFVIAGDPCQLPPTVISEDPLLKVSLMERLLPVFQDKERVFLLDTQYRMTDPIQTFPNLKFYENRLKSGLEQNLREKIPFDSGEPFGSSLVFLDSSGTDTTEENSEGSLGNPWEAEFTVNIVKKIIDSGWDPKNLILLSPYRYQRYLLKQKLGEVLPEYSSQLEVETVDSFQGRESDAVIFSLVRSNPEGQIGFLSETRRWNVGMTRAKRLLVMVGDGSTLGQNDFFKDLLETVELAGELRTAWEFLD; from the coding sequence ATGGAAGAATCTTATTATTCCGCCTTACGTGAATCTTTAAAAAAAGAAAGAAAGGCGGAGCTGGATAAGTATAAGGAAGAAATTTCCTCCTCCGATATCAACCAAAGGATCCAAGACGGATTCACTGTATTTCCTTTAGTATACGAAGACGCTGAATTAAGCGCAGACGGAAATTGGAAAGTTTTACTTAGGACCACAAAATCCAAAAATATTCCCGAACTATTCAGACCAGGAACACCTGTTCGTATCGTAAAGCAATCAGAGGAATATATTTCAGTTTTACTGAAAGCAAACGAAGATTCCTACCTTGTTTATATGGAAGAAGTACCTGACTGGGTAGAAGAGGGTAAACTTGCTCTGGAAATACTTCCGGATGAGACAAGTTTTAAGGAATGGGATCGTGCCTTAGAAAAAGTAATCTCTGCCCAGAAAGGATCCAGAGCAAAATATTTCGCGGATCTATTTTCCAATCAATTAGAAGTTTCTAAACCAAATTTTAAATCACTATCTAATCTTCCCGAAACTCTGAACGACTCACAGAAAAAGGCAGTATCCGCAATTTTACAAACAGAAGATTTTATTTTAGTTCATGGTCCTCCCGGAACTGGTAAGACTAAAACGATCGTAGAAGCGATTCGTATTCTGGCAGCGGATGGAAAACGAATACTCGCATCTGCTCCTACAAACTCAGCGTCAGATCTACTTGTAGAATCTTTAGAAAAACTCAAAGTTCCTGTTTTAAGAATAGGCCATCCTGCTCGGATGCATCCAGATATTATCCAAAATTCCTTAGAGATGAAATTAAATCATTCTCCGGAAGCAAAACTGATCGAAAGAGACAGAAAAGAAGTCCAGGAATTATTGAAGAAGGCCCGCAAATACAAAAGAAGTTTTGGTAAAGAAGAAGCTGAAGAAAGAAGAAGTCTCTATAAAGAAGCAGATGCTTTACGGAAAAGTATTAAAGAAAGACAGAAGGTCTTGATCCGATATTTGCTTGAGTCACATCCAGTGATCGTTTGTACACATACTGGGGCTTCTTCTTACCAACTTCATAATTTAGAATTTGATTATGCAATTTTAGATGAGGGAAGCCAGGCAATAGAACCTTCTTCTTGGATCCCAATTTTAAAGGCAGATAAGTTTGTGATTGCAGGAGATCCATGCCAACTTCCTCCTACTGTAATTTCGGAAGACCCTTTACTTAAAGTTTCTTTAATGGAAAGACTTCTTCCTGTTTTTCAAGACAAGGAAAGAGTATTTCTTTTGGATACTCAATATAGAATGACTGATCCGATCCAAACATTCCCAAATCTAAAGTTCTATGAAAATAGACTTAAATCAGGATTAGAGCAGAATCTTAGAGAAAAAATTCCTTTTGATTCTGGAGAGCCATTCGGCTCCAGTTTAGTATTCTTAGATAGTTCTGGAACAGATACTACCGAAGAAAATTCGGAAGGAAGTTTGGGAAACCCTTGGGAAGCAGAGTTTACGGTAAATATAGTAAAGAAGATCATAGATTCAGGATGGGATCCTAAAAATTTGATCCTTCTTTCTCCTTATAGATACCAAAGATATCTTTTGAAACAAAAACTGGGAGAAGTGCTTCCCGAGTATTCTTCTCAGTTAGAAGTAGAGACTGTAGATTCTTTCCAAGGAAGAGAATCTGATGCGGTGATTTTTAGTTTGGTTCGTTCGAATCCAGAAGGTCAGATAGGCTTTTTATCTGAGACAAGAAGATGGAATGTGGGAATGACCAGAGCTAAAAGACTTTTAGTGATGGTGGGGGACGGCTCCACTTTAGGGCAAAACGATTTCTTTAAAGATTTACTAGAGACTGTGGAATTAGCAGGCGAACTTAGAACAGCCTGGGAGTTTTTAGATTAA
- a CDS encoding NrsF family protein: protein MTNSDKTKQLIQTLSFDLEKGSLNIYSLFFSCLGLLGFGILLGWSVSNLIGKTNAFPGWWPEPTLLLVWGIVSSYLFCKLAFPEERSAWAFWGAGALLFVWIIYILSRFFTEEVTDHVHVGLCSVIIATTSILFGACAWFFLKNTASSRPGLSGFLFLNLLLASSNLSLKFVCSVQDPAHILISHLAFTLVWIAVLYVPIRKKFSW, encoded by the coding sequence ATGACAAATTCGGACAAAACCAAACAACTGATCCAAACATTGAGTTTTGACCTGGAAAAAGGGAGTCTTAACATATATTCTCTTTTCTTTTCCTGTTTGGGTTTACTGGGTTTTGGAATACTCCTTGGTTGGTCTGTATCAAATCTGATAGGTAAAACAAACGCATTTCCAGGCTGGTGGCCAGAACCTACGTTATTATTAGTTTGGGGAATTGTTTCCTCATATCTTTTCTGCAAACTCGCGTTTCCTGAAGAAAGGTCTGCTTGGGCATTTTGGGGAGCAGGAGCTTTGTTATTTGTTTGGATTATATATATACTGAGTAGATTTTTTACAGAAGAAGTTACGGACCATGTTCATGTAGGACTCTGCTCTGTAATTATAGCGACTACTTCGATTTTATTTGGAGCCTGTGCTTGGTTCTTTTTGAAAAATACCGCTAGTTCCAGGCCAGGACTTTCAGGGTTTTTATTTCTAAACCTGTTATTAGCAAGTTCTAATCTATCTTTAAAGTTTGTTTGTTCCGTCCAGGATCCTGCCCATATTCTAATCTCTCATTTGGCATTTACCTTGGTTTGGATAGCAGTTCTGTACGTTCCGATCCGAAAAAAATTCAGTTGGTAA
- a CDS encoding sigma-70 family RNA polymerase sigma factor codes for MAEKQEIWQILSERMRLAQEGDSKEYELLLSKCREILNNHLSSKVRDKEDREDLIQDILIGIHKARVTYRKEKPFAPWFFSIARYKTIDYIRRKGTRDRLVPTEMEGFAQEEKTSIEDKWEVQQGLESWLNVLEPRQRRILTMAKLEGKSVREISESTGLSESNVKVIVHRSLEKLKRFFSESERTIEGSKTSKK; via the coding sequence ATGGCGGAAAAGCAAGAAATCTGGCAAATTCTTTCGGAAAGAATGCGCTTAGCCCAAGAAGGAGATTCCAAGGAATACGAACTCCTACTTTCCAAATGCAGGGAAATTTTAAACAATCATTTGAGCTCTAAGGTTCGTGACAAGGAAGATAGAGAAGACTTGATCCAGGATATTTTGATCGGTATCCACAAGGCCAGGGTCACTTACAGAAAGGAAAAACCATTTGCACCTTGGTTTTTCTCCATCGCAAGATATAAGACCATAGACTATATCCGCAGGAAAGGAACCAGAGATAGGCTTGTCCCCACTGAAATGGAAGGATTTGCTCAGGAAGAAAAGACTTCTATAGAGGACAAGTGGGAGGTCCAACAAGGACTAGAATCCTGGCTAAATGTTCTGGAGCCTAGACAGAGAAGGATCCTTACAATGGCTAAATTGGAAGGAAAATCAGTCAGAGAGATCTCAGAATCCACTGGTCTTTCCGAATCCAATGTAAAAGTGATCGTCCATCGTTCCCTAGAAAAGTTAAAACGATTTTTTTCTGAATCTGAAAGAACGATAGAAGGTTCAAAAACGTCCAAGAAATAG
- a CDS encoding GNAT family N-acetyltransferase, whose product MPGKTKIRRIPSLQEISPEEWNLLGDPENPFSNHEFLHSLELSSCVGGRTSWHPEYWVAEDENGIHSSLPFYHKYDSYGEYIFDHSWANFFSQNGLSYYPKGLVAYPFTPVNGKKIFRRNNVSADEALDILLPPLLENAKTEGLSSIHFLFLEEEEAIALERRGFATRITHQFHWKNRGYTGFENFLGDFRSKKRIQIKKERETIKESGIQILCKEGKDISEQDMDCIYSFYTETYSRKWGSPYLNRKFFKIILEKFSQNLVLFLAKKDGDTIGGTFNLKKGKKLYGRYWGSSGHYPFLHFECCYYSPIEYAIKNGFEIFEAGAQGEQKFLRGFPAVPTYSSHFIFHDQARNAIERFLESERMHMQEMIRETNLSSPLKDEAPRGESEYQ is encoded by the coding sequence ATGCCCGGTAAAACAAAGATCCGCAGGATACCTTCTCTCCAAGAAATTTCTCCAGAGGAGTGGAATCTTTTAGGAGATCCAGAAAATCCATTTTCCAATCATGAATTTTTACATTCACTAGAACTTTCTTCCTGCGTAGGTGGAAGGACGAGTTGGCATCCTGAGTATTGGGTGGCAGAAGACGAGAATGGGATACATTCATCTCTTCCTTTTTATCATAAGTACGATTCTTATGGTGAGTATATTTTCGATCATTCCTGGGCTAATTTTTTCTCCCAGAATGGACTTTCTTATTATCCTAAGGGACTTGTAGCTTATCCATTCACTCCAGTTAACGGTAAGAAAATATTCAGAAGAAATAATGTGTCTGCAGATGAAGCGTTGGATATCCTACTTCCTCCCTTATTAGAGAATGCAAAGACAGAAGGTCTCTCTAGTATTCATTTTCTTTTTTTAGAAGAGGAAGAAGCTATCGCTTTAGAGAGAAGGGGATTTGCAACCAGGATCACTCACCAATTCCATTGGAAGAATAGAGGATATACTGGTTTCGAAAACTTTTTAGGAGATTTTAGATCCAAAAAGAGGATACAGATCAAAAAAGAAAGAGAGACCATCAAAGAATCAGGAATCCAGATCTTATGCAAAGAAGGTAAGGATATCTCTGAACAGGATATGGACTGCATCTATTCCTTTTATACGGAGACCTATTCTAGAAAATGGGGATCTCCTTATTTGAACCGTAAATTTTTTAAGATCATCTTAGAGAAATTTTCTCAAAATCTGGTATTGTTTTTAGCGAAGAAGGACGGGGACACGATAGGCGGAACATTCAACCTGAAAAAGGGAAAGAAGTTGTATGGAAGGTACTGGGGTTCTTCTGGGCATTATCCTTTTCTACATTTTGAATGTTGTTATTATTCTCCTATTGAATACGCTATCAAGAATGGTTTTGAAATTTTTGAGGCAGGGGCCCAAGGAGAGCAGAAGTTTTTAAGAGGATTTCCTGCCGTTCCTACTTATAGCTCCCATTTTATTTTCCATGACCAGGCTCGAAATGCGATTGAACGTTTTTTAGAAAGCGAAAGAATGCATATGCAAGAGATGATAAGGGAAACAAATCTTTCTTCCCCACTAAAGGACGAGGCCCCAAGGGGAGAATCCGAATACCAATGA
- the clpS gene encoding ATP-dependent Clp protease adapter ClpS — MSDLKTEEQVLTKEKLKLKKPAKYRVVILNDDYTPMEFVVWILRVVFYRTQVESEQIMLQAHTTGKALCGVYSHDVARTKVNETHILAEEHGHPLHCQMEIEEGEES; from the coding sequence ATGAGCGATTTAAAAACAGAAGAGCAGGTTCTCACAAAGGAGAAACTGAAACTAAAAAAACCAGCCAAGTATAGGGTAGTGATCTTGAATGATGATTATACTCCTATGGAGTTTGTGGTTTGGATACTTCGCGTGGTATTTTATCGGACTCAGGTCGAGAGCGAACAAATAATGTTGCAAGCGCATACGACCGGAAAGGCACTTTGTGGAGTCTATTCTCATGACGTTGCCAGAACAAAAGTGAATGAGACTCATATACTCGCAGAGGAACATGGACATCCTTTGCATTGCCAAATGGAAATTGAAGAGGGGGAAGAATCATGA
- the clpA gene encoding ATP-dependent Clp protease ATP-binding subunit ClpA: MTLSEELEKSLNQARTEALKRRNEYITLEHILLSLTNDPVAAEVLIACGGDLDLLRSELKEYLDTEMESVPESFGEIEPEYTIGAQRVLQLAAFQVQSTQKKKLDGGYVLASLFREDQSHAVFFLGKQDISRLDVIRYISHGIKKSGEKVEEGNSTDEGSKKQSGDALADFCVNLTEKASLGKLDPLVGRGEEIERTIHILARRRKNNPIFVGDAGVGKTAIVEGLALQIVNGKVPDVLKNTKVYSLDMGLLLAGTKFRGEFEERLKNVVQAISSDPDNVLFVDEIHTIIGAGAVSGGSLDASNLLKPALSNGELRCIGTTTYKEYKAIFEKDHALSRRFQKLEVNEPSVEETIQILKGLLPKYEQFHSVKYSSGAVEEAAKLADRYILDRKLPDKAIDLIDEAGAKVKLRESSKSKIVSVKEIEELVSKISKIPPRTVKADDREKLKNLDEELKGKIYGQDKAVIELVQAIRLSRSGLSEPGKPVGSFLFAGPTGVGKTELSKQLAAILGVEFIRFDMSEYMEKHTVSRLIGSPPGYVGFEQGGQLTDAIVRTPHCVLLLDEIEKAHEDIYNILLQIMDHATLTDNNGRKADFKQVILIMTTNTGARERASNPLGFDNTALTDRGLKAIEKQFSPEFRNRLTAVIEFSSLDEGTVSKVVRKQLELLEIRLKEKSIQLHYGEDVLIWIAKKSYDPLFGARPVQRWIDSNISKKLSEEILFGELKNGGDVNLEIQNEELKLVFRSREK, translated from the coding sequence ATGACCTTATCCGAAGAACTAGAAAAATCTCTAAACCAAGCAAGAACGGAAGCCCTCAAAAGAAGAAATGAATATATCACACTTGAGCATATTCTTCTTTCCTTAACGAATGATCCAGTAGCGGCTGAAGTTCTTATCGCATGCGGCGGAGACTTGGACCTGTTACGTTCTGAGCTAAAAGAATATCTAGATACTGAAATGGAATCAGTGCCTGAATCTTTTGGAGAGATAGAACCTGAATATACAATCGGCGCTCAAAGAGTTCTTCAATTAGCAGCATTTCAAGTACAATCCACTCAAAAGAAAAAATTGGATGGAGGTTATGTATTAGCCTCTCTGTTTAGAGAAGATCAATCTCATGCAGTTTTCTTTTTAGGAAAGCAGGATATTTCCCGCCTTGATGTAATACGTTATATTTCCCATGGAATCAAAAAATCAGGGGAGAAGGTAGAAGAAGGAAATTCTACAGACGAGGGTTCCAAAAAACAAAGTGGAGATGCTTTGGCTGATTTCTGCGTAAATCTGACTGAAAAAGCAAGCCTTGGCAAATTAGATCCTTTAGTAGGAAGAGGAGAAGAGATTGAAAGGACTATTCATATCCTTGCAAGACGTCGTAAAAATAATCCTATCTTTGTGGGAGATGCAGGAGTTGGAAAAACTGCAATCGTAGAGGGACTTGCTCTTCAGATCGTAAATGGAAAGGTTCCTGATGTATTAAAAAATACGAAAGTGTATTCTTTGGATATGGGACTGCTACTTGCAGGAACCAAATTCAGAGGAGAGTTTGAGGAAAGATTGAAGAATGTGGTGCAGGCTATTTCTTCTGATCCGGACAATGTACTATTTGTAGATGAGATCCATACAATTATAGGTGCGGGTGCTGTGTCAGGGGGATCTTTAGATGCTTCTAATCTTCTGAAACCTGCTCTTTCTAATGGAGAGCTCCGTTGTATTGGAACTACAACATACAAAGAATATAAAGCGATCTTTGAGAAGGACCATGCACTTTCTAGAAGATTCCAAAAATTGGAAGTAAACGAACCAAGTGTAGAAGAGACTATCCAGATCTTAAAAGGACTTCTTCCTAAATACGAACAATTTCACTCCGTAAAATATTCATCAGGAGCTGTAGAAGAAGCAGCAAAACTCGCAGATCGTTATATTCTAGATCGTAAACTTCCTGATAAGGCAATTGATCTAATTGATGAGGCAGGCGCAAAAGTAAAACTTAGAGAAAGTTCCAAATCCAAGATCGTAAGTGTTAAAGAGATCGAAGAGCTAGTATCAAAAATTTCTAAAATTCCTCCAAGAACTGTAAAAGCGGATGATAGAGAAAAACTCAAAAACCTGGATGAAGAATTAAAAGGAAAAATTTACGGCCAAGACAAGGCGGTGATAGAACTTGTACAGGCGATCCGACTTTCCAGAAGTGGATTATCGGAACCTGGAAAACCTGTGGGTTCTTTCTTGTTTGCGGGGCCTACTGGTGTGGGTAAAACAGAATTATCCAAACAACTCGCTGCTATTTTGGGTGTAGAATTCATCCGATTCGATATGAGTGAATATATGGAGAAACATACTGTTTCTCGTCTTATTGGTTCTCCTCCAGGTTACGTAGGTTTTGAACAAGGTGGGCAATTGACAGATGCAATTGTTCGCACTCCACATTGTGTTCTTCTATTGGATGAGATTGAAAAGGCTCATGAGGATATTTATAATATTCTTTTACAGATCATGGATCATGCCACTCTAACTGATAATAACGGTAGAAAGGCGGATTTCAAACAAGTCATTTTGATCATGACGACAAATACTGGTGCAAGAGAAAGAGCTTCTAATCCATTAGGATTTGATAATACTGCTTTAACTGATCGTGGATTAAAAGCGATTGAAAAACAATTCTCTCCTGAGTTTAGAAATAGGCTTACTGCTGTAATCGAGTTCTCTTCTTTAGATGAAGGAACTGTTTCCAAGGTGGTTCGTAAACAGTTAGAACTTCTGGAAATCAGATTAAAAGAGAAAAGTATCCAACTTCATTACGGAGAGGATGTTCTAATCTGGATCGCTAAAAAATCCTATGATCCTCTTTTTGGGGCAAGGCCAGTCCAAAGGTGGATTGATTCTAATATTTCCAAAAAATTATCTGAAGAGATTCTCTTTGGAGAATTAAAAAACGGCGGGGATGTGAATTTGGAAATACAAAACGAGGAACTTAAATTAGTCTTCCGTTCTAGAGAAAAATAA
- the ggt gene encoding gamma-glutamyltransferase encodes MFFRTVRPSPKYFLLYSILLLLVFGSCKKNTLFIEGREVSTQNLVSPKFGIDPNTLFAESKKIMISTDSIDASKVGLEIYKKGGNTIDVAVASSFAVSVTRPSSTGIGGGGFLVYHHAKSGKSYAFDFRERAPLLASRNMYKGRPKEESLLGYKSVGVPGMVAGLVQIHKKFGKLPLKEVLAPAIRLAEQGFVVYPDLSEAIQESEQDMSPGMKKIFIPGGKIPESGEVFVQKDLAKTLKIISETGDRDFYTGVIAKVLAEEVSTNGGQIHFSDLKNYRVREEKPLEINYRNYNIRTMFPPSSGVHLFTMLKMLETKELHSMYDFSQSDYYHFLAEVMRRGYSDRAVLGGDPGFTKIPVETLISSDYAKGKISDFNPGKATPSSTYLSRLNLKAESPQTTHISVVDAEGNAVSTTHSINYRFGAAVVLEGYGFVLNDTMDDFSRSPGEPNVYGLIGAEANSIQPGKTPLSSMSPTIVLKNGETFLVTGAPGGSYIVNAVLQSILFTLDLNLTLYESVARGRIHHQFFPDALSIEGPATDTATFNQLKAKKHEVRLGNNMAKLFCVKRENGILYGAADPRGDGIPLGE; translated from the coding sequence ATGTTTTTTAGAACGGTTAGACCTAGTCCCAAATATTTCTTACTATATTCAATTTTGCTTCTTCTTGTTTTTGGATCATGCAAGAAGAATACATTATTCATCGAAGGAAGAGAAGTTTCCACCCAGAACCTTGTATCTCCTAAGTTTGGCATAGATCCAAACACTTTGTTTGCCGAATCCAAGAAGATCATGATCTCTACCGATTCTATTGATGCATCCAAGGTGGGACTAGAGATCTATAAAAAAGGCGGAAACACGATCGATGTGGCAGTCGCTTCTTCTTTTGCTGTTTCCGTTACCCGTCCTTCTTCTACTGGAATTGGTGGTGGTGGATTTTTAGTCTATCATCATGCAAAATCCGGAAAATCATACGCGTTTGATTTCAGAGAAAGAGCTCCTTTATTAGCAAGCCGTAATATGTATAAAGGTCGTCCCAAGGAAGAATCCTTACTCGGATATAAATCCGTAGGTGTTCCTGGAATGGTGGCCGGTCTTGTGCAGATCCATAAAAAGTTCGGCAAACTTCCTTTAAAGGAGGTTTTAGCTCCTGCTATTCGATTGGCCGAACAAGGATTTGTAGTTTATCCAGACCTTTCAGAAGCAATCCAAGAGTCAGAACAGGATATGAGTCCCGGAATGAAGAAGATCTTTATACCAGGAGGAAAGATCCCTGAGTCTGGAGAGGTATTTGTTCAAAAAGACCTCGCAAAAACTCTTAAAATCATTTCTGAAACTGGAGATAGGGATTTTTATACAGGAGTAATTGCTAAGGTCCTCGCAGAAGAAGTTTCTACAAATGGCGGACAAATTCATTTTAGCGATCTGAAAAACTATAGAGTAAGAGAAGAAAAACCTTTAGAGATCAATTATAGAAATTATAATATTAGGACTATGTTTCCTCCTTCTTCTGGAGTTCATCTTTTTACAATGTTAAAGATGTTAGAAACGAAAGAACTTCATTCTATGTATGATTTCTCTCAGAGTGATTATTATCATTTCTTAGCAGAAGTTATGAGAAGAGGATATTCTGATAGAGCAGTTCTTGGAGGAGATCCAGGGTTTACAAAAATCCCAGTGGAAACTTTGATCTCTTCTGATTATGCTAAGGGAAAAATTTCTGACTTTAATCCTGGGAAAGCAACACCTAGTTCCACTTACTTGAGTAGATTGAATCTAAAAGCAGAATCTCCTCAGACTACTCATATATCTGTAGTGGACGCAGAAGGAAATGCAGTTTCTACTACTCATTCTATTAATTATAGATTTGGTGCAGCAGTTGTGCTCGAAGGTTATGGTTTTGTTCTGAATGATACAATGGACGATTTCAGTCGTTCTCCCGGGGAGCCTAATGTATATGGGCTGATAGGTGCCGAAGCCAATTCTATCCAACCTGGAAAAACACCTTTGAGTTCCATGTCTCCAACTATCGTTTTGAAAAATGGAGAAACATTTTTGGTCACTGGAGCTCCAGGTGGCTCTTATATAGTAAATGCAGTTTTACAATCCATATTATTTACTTTAGATTTAAATCTTACACTGTATGAGTCGGTTGCAAGGGGAAGGATTCATCATCAGTTTTTCCCGGATGCACTTTCAATAGAAGGGCCGGCGACTGATACTGCTACCTTCAATCAGCTTAAAGCGAAAAAACATGAGGTAAGACTCGGAAATAATATGGCGAAACTATTCTGTGTAAAAAGAGAGAATGGTATATTGTATGGCGCGGCAGACCCACGGGGAGATGGAATCCCTCTGGGAGAATAA
- the gshA gene encoding glutamate--cysteine ligase, whose amino-acid sequence MNQSAKTPVFPNLRHAVKAKHGLEKESMRIFFDGKIATTPHPESLGSSLTNHFIKTDFSEPQLEFATNPRPRIEAIVRELQDLHIFTSRHLKEEWIWPFSMPPILPKEDKDIPLGQYGDSFSGEWKTVYRNGLGLRYGRRMQTISGVHYNFSFSNLFLKQFLGKEIHSFTKEEISELYLSVTRNFMRRVPEILYLTGATPVFDETFLPVKSDFPFVKYKNHTYYAPYATSLRMSEIGYTSKVQDELPINYNSLKEYIDGMCYAVSTPYAKYQPYGGIPNQLNDHYLQIENEFYSPIRPKQIPKNDERPLDALQSRGIQYIEIRCLDLQPESPTGIHKPSLGYIQMVLLDGLLKESKSIDQKEKLRIRENTKRVIWEGRKPGLKVLGDDGEEQDFLTRGKEFTQNLLPIAEELDRHTGKRFYQEILNIMNKRWEDASCTPSGKLMDRIINEGWEFRDLGIHLAKENYRNQSQMELTPGKFAMFAKEVQKSLAEKVKIAESEKVKKNATARICNH is encoded by the coding sequence ATGAATCAATCCGCCAAAACTCCGGTATTTCCAAATTTGCGTCATGCTGTAAAAGCAAAACACGGTTTGGAAAAGGAAAGTATGCGTATATTTTTCGATGGAAAAATTGCTACTACTCCTCATCCGGAATCCTTAGGTTCCAGTCTTACAAATCATTTTATCAAGACTGATTTTTCGGAACCTCAACTTGAATTTGCTACAAATCCAAGACCTAGAATCGAAGCAATCGTTAGAGAATTACAAGATCTTCATATATTCACTTCCAGGCATTTGAAAGAAGAATGGATCTGGCCTTTTAGTATGCCTCCTATTCTTCCCAAAGAAGATAAAGACATTCCTCTTGGACAGTATGGTGATTCTTTTTCTGGAGAATGGAAAACAGTATATCGTAATGGACTTGGTCTTCGTTATGGAAGAAGGATGCAGACCATTTCCGGTGTGCATTATAACTTCTCTTTTTCGAATCTGTTCTTAAAACAATTTTTGGGAAAAGAAATACATTCATTCACCAAAGAAGAAATTTCGGAATTATATCTATCCGTTACTCGTAATTTTATGAGAAGGGTTCCTGAAATTCTCTACTTAACTGGAGCGACTCCTGTTTTTGACGAGACTTTCTTGCCTGTTAAGAGCGATTTTCCTTTTGTTAAATATAAGAATCATACTTACTACGCTCCTTATGCGACTTCTCTAAGAATGAGTGAGATTGGGTATACGAGCAAAGTGCAAGATGAGCTTCCTATCAATTATAATTCCTTAAAGGAATATATAGATGGAATGTGTTATGCAGTTAGCACTCCTTATGCAAAATACCAACCATATGGTGGAATTCCAAACCAGCTAAACGATCATTATTTACAGATAGAAAACGAATTCTATTCCCCGATCCGACCTAAACAAATCCCTAAAAATGATGAAAGACCTTTGGATGCTCTCCAAAGTAGGGGAATCCAATACATCGAGATACGTTGTTTGGATCTTCAACCTGAATCTCCTACTGGAATTCATAAGCCGAGTCTGGGTTACATACAAATGGTTCTTTTGGATGGTCTCTTAAAAGAGAGTAAATCCATAGACCAAAAAGAAAAACTTAGGATTAGAGAAAATACTAAACGAGTTATCTGGGAAGGAAGAAAGCCAGGCTTGAAAGTTTTAGGCGATGATGGAGAAGAGCAAGATTTCTTAACTAGAGGAAAAGAATTCACTCAAAATCTTTTACCTATTGCGGAAGAATTGGACCGCCATACTGGAAAACGATTTTACCAAGAAATATTAAACATAATGAATAAACGTTGGGAAGACGCTTCGTGTACGCCGTCTGGAAAACTAATGGATCGTATCATCAACGAAGGCTGGGAATTCAGAGATTTGGGAATTCATTTGGCTAAAGAAAATTACAGAAACCAATCCCAGATGGAACTTACACCGGGTAAATTTGCTATGTTTGCCAAAGAAGTCCAAAAGTCCCTCGCTGAAAAAGTTAAAATAGCAGAATCCGAAAAAGTGAAAAAGAATGCAACTGCAAGGATCTGCAACCATTGA